In the genome of Chryseobacterium sp. 52, the window TTCTGACCATAAATTTTTAATGGGTGGGGTAAGTATTTCCAATAAATTTTCTGAATTTTCCAAGTCTCTGATGATTGAATTCATGCGTTCGAACTATTTCGATTCAGCGGTGGCACAATACATCACACCAAGAAATGAATATAAAGTAAAGCTTCGTGACAGGGATAAGAATATCTTTTTCGAAGAAATGGAGTCTGACCTGAATAAGCTGGACAAGATTATTGATGATCTTGAACCTGAATTACGACTGCCTGTGCTGATCAAGAAATATATTAAACAGAATGCTAAAGTAATTGCTTTCAATGTTGACCCGAATTTCAATGATGCCATAGACGGACTGATGTATATCCGGATCAGTGATCTTCCGGAAAGTACGATAAAGCCTGTATTGGAGGAGATGAGCGACCATATCAGAAAAGAACAGGAAAATAATTCGGCTGAAAATCAGTAAGTTTTATTTTTATTGAAAAAAAGTACGGTTAATACTTGCTTCATATAAGAAAACTTACTACTTTTGCATCACTTTAAAACAACGAAGTAAGTCAACAAAAATATAATGGTTTCTTAGCTCAGTTGGTAGAGCAATGGATTGAAAATCCATGTGTCCCTGGTTCGATTCCTGGAGAAACCACTTTAAAACCTCTAATTTATTTAGAGGTTTTTTTGTGCTTATAAAATCCGAAAATTCTTCAGCAACAAAAGATGTTTTTAACTACAAAACGTACAAGTTCCTTGAACGGTGTCCTGAAAATGGAAACACAAAGGAGGTTTTAAGCGAAACCAACTAATTGAAATAAAAAACCGGGATTAGATTCATATCATTAAGATGCCGGATTTACAGAATGATGCCTGACATGGAAAATAGACCGGAAATCAATCTCTGTTTTCATATCAATTTAAAATAGACAGAGAAACTCACAAGAAAAGCAAAACAGGCTATAATCATTAACAGCATTGATTTTTAAGCAAATACATCCCTATTTTAAAAGCCAAATAAATACCTTCAAAAAATACTTTTAAAATTAATAGTAAAAACTTGCGCGGTATTGGAAAAAGTTCTATTTTTGCACCCACATTAAACAACAAACCAAATGGTTTCTTAGCTCAGTTGGTAGAGCAATGGATTGAAAATCCATGTGTCCCTGGTTCGATTCCTGGAGAAACCACAAACCGCCTTAATAAAGGCGGTTTTTTTATTAACTATAACCGAAAGCTGATAGAATTCTTTCCAGAATTTATTTCCCTTATCATTTCCTACAAAAAAAGTGGCCTCTTCTCTTCCGGAATTACAATCATTTTGATTTTCCGAGCTTCTTTTTAATCAAATCTTCAATAAGAATGATTTCCAAAGACATTATACAGAGTGTTATAATAAGCAAATCTGGTCCAACAAAAAATACTACCTCACAGAGAAGCAGTATTGTATAATTTAGGGACTGGTTTGTTATGTTAAATCAGCCACTTTACTTAATCAACCACATGGCTGCATTGGTGTCATCACCACCCGGATACTGTTTGCTGATGGCGTTATTAAGATTGGTATTGTTATTGTTAATTTCAGATGCCGGATACATCCATCTTCATATTCAGATTGGAAAGTTCCGTATTGGCCAATGCCAATTCAGTAAGTACATTTTTGTAAATATCTTTCTGATCATCATATTTTGGATAAAAATTATTTGTATTTATCGCCTCACTGTAAGGAATATCACCAAATGTTTCGGATAATGAGATAAAACCTCATCAATCTTTTTTTCGTGCGTCGTTAAGGTATCAGCAACATCAATTTTCTGTACATTTTGACCATAGACTTCTAAACCTGTGACTAATCCCAGGCCAATTAAAAGGTGTAATTTCATAAGTAGATTCCTTATTTAGTATGTTTAGTAATCCAGGTATTCAGAAAACCTTCTTTGGTTTTCAGGACGACCTTATAGATATCCGAATGATCCGTTTTTAGTTTAGACGTAAACTTACCTGTGCTGAGATTTGCTTTCCCCACCAACTGATAAGAATCTGTCCCTCCGTTTTTGAAGTTATTCGTATCGGTGATATATACTTCCGCCAATTCCGTAGAAGGATTTGCCGTTTTCCAGGTAACTTCAAGGATTTTATCGGGTGATAAAGAGACTTTCAGCTGATAAGCTGTTCTATTTTTAAGTAAATCAATTCCATCTATTTCCTGCCGAACTGCTACAGGTACTTTAATACCCATAAAATCTGTAATCGTGGGCAGGATGTCTGTAATCGCTACACGGTTATTCTTTGCATAGGTGTTAAGGGTTGGTTTATTGATTGCAATCCAGGTATTACGTTCTCTGTCACTTTGTCCGCCGTGTCCTTTTCCGTTGCTTGCAGATCTTCCATGATCGGTAGTTACCACAAACAACCAGTCTTCACCATGTTTAGCTTCACGTTCCTTAACGGCATCATATATCTTTCCGATCAACCGGTCTTCATAAGAAATTGCTTTATACAAGATATCACCATTTCCATGACGATGTCCCATATCATCAGTAAACTCCAAATATATCCAAGACATATCCGGTGCATTCTGGCTGATATAGCTTGCTGCTTTATTGACTACCACGCTATCGATCTTACGGATATATTGGCTTTGTGTATCATGAGGGAAGTTCACAGTGTCCTTCTCCATTCCGTCATAAGAAAAATCCATTTTTATTTTTCCTGTAGCATCCAGATTCTCACCGATCAGCTTGGTACGGTTATCTTCCCATGTAGAAAATACAGCAGTCTTCTTGTTCGGAAACTGATTTTTAAAAAGCCTGAATACGGTAGGATAACTATAATTAGGGGCTTTAATATCGTTACCAAAAACATTGTGCTTGTTTACCCATGTACCTGTCAGTAAACTATTATAACCTACTGCAGAAATGGTAGGTGTTTCACTGTAGCCACCTTTCTCTCCTCCTACGTAAGCTTGCAGTAATGCTCCGTCTTTTTTAATCCTGTTAAGATTAGGAATTTCAGCTTTGCTCAGCATATCTTCAGCGATACCATCTACAATGATAAAAACCACTTTTTTTTGTGGTGTATTTTTTTGTGCGAAAACATTGTAGCTAAGAAAAGAAATAAGAATAAGTAAGTAATTTTTCAGAGACTTCATTTGCCATTTTTTATGCCGACAAAATTCCACAAAAAAACAGGTACAGCCTTTTAACAAGACGTCAACAATATATTAAGTTTAATTAAACCTGTGACTTACGTATGAGAACAGATATAAATCTTTAAAAGCCTTAAATTTCCTTGTCTTTTATTTATAGAAATTAATATATAACTATTTATTAAACATCATTTTGATTTATTCTGTAGGGTTTTGGAGAAACACAAACCGCCCTAATAAAGGCGGTTTTTTATTGGAGCATATTAATTTAATTCTACAGCTTATAATTATATCCAATCTGAACATAAAAAGGAAGCAACGGTTTCGTCTTAAAATCCTGCGAGACAATGTTCCCTAACTTTACATACATATCCTGCCGTGAAAAAGTGTATCCAGCCTGTATGCCGTAGTAAAAATTACCGCCTGTAGCCGGCTCATACCATCCGTTCTTCACATCAGGATATATTTCTTTATAATGTTCAGTGTGTCTGAAATGGGTAACAATCGCTTTATCAAAACCAACTTCCACTCCACCGAACCATTTAGGTCTGTAATATCCTACAATACCTGTCATATCAAGGCCGAAATTGGCTATTGCTGCATTTTCATTTTCGAACCGTCTGAAAACTCCCTGAACGATGGTAGAAAACTGAAAATCCGAAACCTTGACCCATCTTACATTGGCTCCTGCCTTTACTTTAAAATCATCCAGCAGATTATTTCCTGATGGAACGGAAAACCCGGCACCAACAGTCATTGGGAACAGCTTATTATTCAATTTATAGCCATATCCAAGGCCGAATACCACACCATATTCCGCTCCGATATTAGCATTAAGGATATGCTTTTCTTTACTGGCAGAACCCCAGTTTATCGTCTGTGCATTAACAGTATTCAAGATCAGCAGTAAAGGCAAAGCTGCTTTATATATTATATTCTTCATTTGTATTGTATTTAAAGACCCTCAATAAGATTGATTATTTTTGGTTTTGTCTGATTGTTCCACGCATTGGAGTTTGTAATGATTCCATCATGACCTACTCCCGATATTTTCACGATAGTTGGGTGATAATAACTTGAAGTGATCTTCTGCGCCCAGGAATCCGGATAGGCTTTATTTCTTTCACTGTAAAAGAATAAAACAGGTCCGCTATAATTCTGAAGCCCCTGGGAAAAATCAATATTATACTTCTCGCCCACATCGAAAAGCGCATCCATGACCACTGCTCCGCTTCTCCAGCTCATACTCGGATCAAAAACACCTTCCCCTGTTATATCGTTTTTAGAAGCGAGCATCGACATTTTATAATCTAAGATCTCATGCTGATCTTCTTTTCCCGAAATAAACTGATCCATATAAGCCGCATCATTGAGGATCTCACTCCATAACTTGAATGATCTGGACTCCTTCACATAGTCTTCAATGTCATTCCACTTAAGTCCGCCAGGTTCACATAAAACAAGCCCCTGAATATCATCCGGATATTTTCCGGCATACCCGGAAGCCAGTATCGCTCCCCAGGAATGCCCTAAAAGAACCACTTTCTGACCGGGATTTTTACGATAATGAGCAATGACCGCATGCAGCTCATCATACATAACGTCTGCAGCTCCGGCCCCAAGAGACGTATAAGATTTCTTCGGAAAACGCTGTGAAAGCCCGGAACCTCTCTGATCATAAAAAACAACACGGAATCCTTCTGTAGCAAGATCTTTAGCGTTGAGTAGATAACGGTAATCTCCCCCCGGACCGCCATGAAGCGCAATCACAATGGTGCCGTTTTCAGGGCCGAAAGCTTCGGAGTGGAGCATGGCTCCGTTGGCAAATATTGAGGGCAAAGAAGAATCCTGATCCACCGTTTTGGGAACCAGATTACCGGGTCCGTCAATTGTCCGTCCGTCCGTACAGGAAAATAATAAAGTAAGAAGGGTGAAAGCTGCTACTGCGACATTCTTTTTTTTTGAAACTGTCATACTTTTTGGGTTTAAAAATGATGATGCAAAGATTCATCATTCCCAAAAGCCATTCGCCCCACCAGGAAAGTTGAGACCCATAAAAACCATCAAATAAAACATTGATTTAAAGTTACTTATGAAACATGAAACCTTTTCCCTGTAAATTGAAACCCAGGATCAGGGAGTTTTCTGATATCCGCTTGGAGTCACTCCCGTGTATTTTTTAAAATTTCTGTTGAAAGATGTTTTAGAATTGAATCCACATTCAAAAGCAATGGAAAGCAGTGTATACTGTCTGCTCTCAGGCTGTGAAATTCTGCTTAGGAATTCCTCTATCCGTTTTTCATTGATCAGTTCGTAGAAGTTTTTATCTTCTTTGGAGTTAATAACCTGTGAAAGAGAATTAGGATGAACATCCAGCATTGCTGCAAGTTCATTCAAAGTAAGATTGGGGTTAATAAACGGTTTATTTTCATCCAGAAGACGCATCAGCCTCGAATGTATATCATCAATATTTTCTACACTTAAAGTAGATTTCTGATACTTTTTTTCAACAGAAAGAGCGGCTTCTTCCGGTTTATTCTCAAAAGAAAAACTCTCTTTTTCTGTACTTCCAGCAAAGGCAGGCAATGGTTGATTGAAAACCTGAACCTGCTTAATCCCAAAATATCCGAGCCATACAATAAATACAGTTACAGCTCCATAAATGATATTAACCTGTTCCGTAAAAATGACAAGTCCCCAGATCACTGTAATCCAGATAATAAGATACAGCAGCCAGTTAAAATTAATCTTCTCCGTATTGGAAAACTGCTGAACCATATTTTTTCTAAAACGGTATAACGTCCAGAAGGAAAGAATCACATAAACAATCCCCGAAATATAAATGGAATATAGTTTCAGAAACATCTCTGTCTCAAATTCTCTTCCGTGATGTTTGAAAATCTCTACCCTCTCCTGAAACGGAGCCAGATAGAATGTCAGAAATAAAAAATTACACAGCAGTAATGGTACAAAATGCAGCAGATATTTCCAGGAAAACCTTTCCGGAGACGTCTGTCTTTTGATATAAAGGTATAAAAACGGGCCGTACACAAGAGGAAGTGAAAATCCAAAAAAAACAAAAGACGGATACAGTGTATACTGATTCGTAAGAAGCATATAATGTCCGGCAAGATTCAGTCCGATTGCTAAAAGCCATACAGACAGAATAAAATCTGCAGTACTTTTATTTCTTTTCGTAATCAAAAGAAAAGCAAGGAAGAAAGCTAAAAAAACTCCGGACAGATAAAGCATAGGAAAGCTTTGATATTTTGTTAACTGAAATATGATCAATGGTTCCCGGCAAAAATAGATATAATTTTAAAGCAAATTCAAACAGATCTGAATTTCTTAAAGCGATTTCAATTCACTCTATTACAATAGGTTATTATTTTTCATTATGCTCTCCTTCGTGAATTTTATTATTATTTCCTCCAGTTTTTAATAAATTAGCCCTTGGGTATACTATTTTTTTTAAAAATACTCAGCCTTACTTATATTTAATAAATATGAAAAACATTCTTGATGAATATTCTAAATATGGACCTTTGTTTCTGGTGGATGAAGAACATTATGAAGAATTCTGTGGTTATCTCCATGAAACTGTTTATAAAAAATCGGATTTCTTTTTGAAAGAAGGTGAGGAATGCCAGTATTTAGGTTTTCTAAAAAGTGGTTTTATGAGAACATTTTATATTAATGAAGGCGGTGAAGATGTTAACTTCAATTTTCATTTTGATCATTATTTTTTTACGGATTACGAAAGTATTCTCTGTCACACCAGATCAAAAATGAATATTAAAGCGGTTAAAGACTCGGAAGTCCTGTTGCTTCATAAGGACGACCTTCAGAAGCTTTATAAAAAAGATGCCTACTGGCAGGAATTCGGAAGAAAAATGACCGAAATAATTTACCTGAATGCAAAAAAAAGAATTGAAGAACTTTTATATTATTCCCCTGAGAAAAGGTATAATAACTTATTGACCGAAAACCCAAAAATCTTCCAAATGGTTGCCCAAAAGCACATTGCCAGCTATCTGGGTGTAAAACCACAATCATTAAGCAGAATCCGGAACAGAACTTTAAAACGTTAACTAAAGTGAACATTTTTTAGAAAGTATACGCCTAAATTTGTAATACAAAATGTAAAAAATAGAAATATGGAAAACAAAAATGTAACGATTATTCTAGTTCACGGAGCCTGGGGAGACGGATCTCACTGGAGACACGTTATTGAAAATCTACACAGCGAAGGCTACACTGTACGAAGTGTTCAGAATCCTTTAACATCTATGGACGAGGATATTCAAAAAACAAAGGACCTGATCGATTTACAGGAAGGAAAGGTTCTGTTGGTAGGACATTCTTACGGAGGGGCTGTTATTTCAGGAGCCGGAAATCATGATAAAGTGGTAGGACTTGTTTATATTGCTGCTTTTGCACCGGACAAAGGAGAAAGCCTGGGAGGTATTTTTGGCCGCAGAGAACAGCCTGCCGGCGGAGCTAATATTGTTCCTGATTCAAAAGGATTCTTATGGATAAAGTATGATAAATTCCATGAAAGTTTTGCTCAGGATCTGAATCCTGAAGATTCTGTGGTGATGTCTCTATCGCAAAAACCTATCCACGGAAGTATTTTTGCAGCTGAAGCCGGAGAACCTGCATGGAAAACAAAACCAAGCTGGTATCAGGTTTCTGATAATGACAGAATGATCCCACCGGCAACAGAAAAGGAA includes:
- a CDS encoding alkaline phosphatase family protein, which translates into the protein MKSLKNYLLILISFLSYNVFAQKNTPQKKVVFIIVDGIAEDMLSKAEIPNLNRIKKDGALLQAYVGGEKGGYSETPTISAVGYNSLLTGTWVNKHNVFGNDIKAPNYSYPTVFRLFKNQFPNKKTAVFSTWEDNRTKLIGENLDATGKIKMDFSYDGMEKDTVNFPHDTQSQYIRKIDSVVVNKAASYISQNAPDMSWIYLEFTDDMGHRHGNGDILYKAISYEDRLIGKIYDAVKEREAKHGEDWLFVVTTDHGRSASNGKGHGGQSDRERNTWIAINKPTLNTYAKNNRVAITDILPTITDFMGIKVPVAVRQEIDGIDLLKNRTAYQLKVSLSPDKILEVTWKTANPSTELAEVYITDTNNFKNGGTDSYQLVGKANLSTGKFTSKLKTDHSDIYKVVLKTKEGFLNTWITKHTK
- a CDS encoding alpha/beta hydrolase — encoded protein: MTVSKKKNVAVAAFTLLTLLFSCTDGRTIDGPGNLVPKTVDQDSSLPSIFANGAMLHSEAFGPENGTIVIALHGGPGGDYRYLLNAKDLATEGFRVVFYDQRGSGLSQRFPKKSYTSLGAGAADVMYDELHAVIAHYRKNPGQKVVLLGHSWGAILASGYAGKYPDDIQGLVLCEPGGLKWNDIEDYVKESRSFKLWSEILNDAAYMDQFISGKEDQHEILDYKMSMLASKNDITGEGVFDPSMSWRSGAVVMDALFDVGEKYNIDFSQGLQNYSGPVLFFYSERNKAYPDSWAQKITSSYYHPTIVKISGVGHDGIITNSNAWNNQTKPKIINLIEGL
- a CDS encoding Crp/Fnr family transcriptional regulator; protein product: MKNILDEYSKYGPLFLVDEEHYEEFCGYLHETVYKKSDFFLKEGEECQYLGFLKSGFMRTFYINEGGEDVNFNFHFDHYFFTDYESILCHTRSKMNIKAVKDSEVLLLHKDDLQKLYKKDAYWQEFGRKMTEIIYLNAKKRIEELLYYSPEKRYNNLLTENPKIFQMVAQKHIASYLGVKPQSLSRIRNRTLKR
- a CDS encoding alpha/beta hydrolase, which codes for MENKNVTIILVHGAWGDGSHWRHVIENLHSEGYTVRSVQNPLTSMDEDIQKTKDLIDLQEGKVLLVGHSYGGAVISGAGNHDKVVGLVYIAAFAPDKGESLGGIFGRREQPAGGANIVPDSKGFLWIKYDKFHESFAQDLNPEDSVVMSLSQKPIHGSIFAAEAGEPAWKTKPSWYQVSDNDRMIPPATEKEMAERMNARKIIHLDASHASLATHPKEITELIKEAVEAVS
- a CDS encoding SusD/RagB family nutrient-binding outer membrane lipoprotein — protein: MSLSETFGDIPYSEAINTNNFYPKYDDQKDIYKNVLTELALANTELSNLNMKMDVSGI
- a CDS encoding helix-turn-helix domain-containing protein, which codes for MLYLSGVFLAFFLAFLLITKRNKSTADFILSVWLLAIGLNLAGHYMLLTNQYTLYPSFVFFGFSLPLVYGPFLYLYIKRQTSPERFSWKYLLHFVPLLLCNFLFLTFYLAPFQERVEIFKHHGREFETEMFLKLYSIYISGIVYVILSFWTLYRFRKNMVQQFSNTEKINFNWLLYLIIWITVIWGLVIFTEQVNIIYGAVTVFIVWLGYFGIKQVQVFNQPLPAFAGSTEKESFSFENKPEEAALSVEKKYQKSTLSVENIDDIHSRLMRLLDENKPFINPNLTLNELAAMLDVHPNSLSQVINSKEDKNFYELINEKRIEEFLSRISQPESRQYTLLSIAFECGFNSKTSFNRNFKKYTGVTPSGYQKTP